Proteins encoded in a region of the Nitrospira sp. genome:
- a CDS encoding GNAT family N-acetyltransferase, with protein MGLAQDGVWTINPLRDDRWSEFVDRHPNSSVFHTIGWLSALRTTYGYEPVAFTTSAPSEKLTNALLFCIVRSLVTRDRLVSLPFTDHCEPLVENSEQLGALCTHLATVRGTNRWKYTEMRTSGAFLGVEEGLRECQVYRWHRLDLRPSLDALYEGFHKNCIRRRIRHAERQALRYEEGRSEPLVRSFYDLIVLSRLRKHLPPQPFEWFLNLVACMGKDVCIRVAFKGNQPVAGILTMNHRKKMYYKYGGSDARYNNLGATPMLFWQAIQAAKAAGMEELDLGRSELDHRGLIRFKERWGAHSRRLTLWRGPAGEVSPHLERLKVHLGKTICACIPNRMLVSVGRLMYRHVG; from the coding sequence ATGGGCTTGGCACAGGATGGTGTTTGGACGATAAACCCTCTTCGAGATGATCGGTGGTCCGAATTTGTCGATAGACATCCGAACTCGTCCGTCTTCCATACGATCGGCTGGCTGAGTGCGTTGCGCACTACCTATGGGTATGAGCCGGTCGCTTTTACGACCTCTGCGCCATCTGAGAAGCTGACGAACGCTCTCCTGTTTTGCATCGTGCGAAGTCTGGTGACGCGCGACCGGCTGGTTTCGCTGCCCTTCACGGACCACTGCGAACCGCTTGTCGAAAACAGCGAGCAACTCGGAGCGCTCTGTACTCATCTCGCAACAGTCCGAGGAACAAATCGATGGAAGTATACAGAAATGCGAACCAGCGGCGCCTTCCTCGGCGTCGAGGAGGGCCTTAGAGAATGTCAAGTCTATCGATGGCATCGACTCGACCTTCGGCCCAGCCTTGATGCGTTATATGAGGGATTCCATAAAAATTGTATTAGACGGAGAATCCGTCACGCGGAACGCCAAGCACTGAGGTATGAGGAGGGCCGAAGCGAACCCCTGGTGCGGTCATTCTATGATCTCATCGTGCTGTCGAGATTGCGTAAGCATCTTCCGCCGCAGCCGTTCGAATGGTTCCTGAATCTCGTTGCCTGTATGGGAAAAGATGTTTGTATTCGTGTTGCGTTCAAGGGAAACCAACCCGTCGCAGGAATCTTGACCATGAATCATCGCAAGAAGATGTATTACAAGTACGGCGGCTCCGATGCCCGGTATAACAATCTGGGGGCGACCCCGATGCTTTTCTGGCAGGCCATCCAAGCAGCGAAAGCGGCAGGGATGGAAGAGCTCGATTTGGGTCGGTCGGAACTCGATCACCGAGGACTGATCAGGTTCAAGGAACGTTGGGGAGCACACAGTAGGCGGCTCACTCTGTGGCGCGGTCCTGCCGGTGAGGTGTCTCCCCACTTGGAACGTCTGAAGGTGCATCTAGGGAAAACCATTTGTGCCTGCATTCCTAACAGAATGCTGGTTTCGGTGGGTCGGCTTATGTATCGGCATGTCGGCTGA
- a CDS encoding DEAD/DEAH box helicase has product MTTDELEQLLAQQPVALLHRLARGRVHRHFRAGKRRLIELLLQHSSQNRAGLESDLQTLIGERHSQLEFGSPRIHHPSAIAPKKASPRGTEPDSAETAISLSAWLEGLGVPSPQPFVPDPWQNEALSALNETDVVISVPTGSGKTYVAVEAARRAMEDNRTVIYTSPLKALSNTKYTEFSRIFGPDTVGILTGDRQENGQAPLLIMTTEILRNLLYDAAGGEIDVRLDTLGLVILDESQYLADAERGVVWEETIIFCPSQARLLLLSASIGNPQDIADWLTSIRSTVCRLVRHSKRTVPLRAGYLHPNGKLTPLFRTLGIPYGHPNHLHPETKHLFLEYEAETLPTGRPRR; this is encoded by the coding sequence ATGACTACCGACGAGCTTGAACAACTGCTTGCACAACAACCCGTGGCACTCTTGCATCGCCTTGCCCGGGGCCGTGTCCATCGGCACTTTCGTGCCGGCAAGCGGCGACTGATCGAGCTGCTTCTTCAGCATTCAAGCCAGAATCGTGCCGGCCTCGAATCCGATCTGCAGACCTTGATCGGCGAACGGCACTCTCAACTAGAGTTCGGATCGCCCCGCATCCATCATCCTTCAGCGATCGCTCCCAAGAAAGCATCGCCACGTGGAACAGAGCCGGACTCCGCTGAAACCGCCATCTCACTATCGGCCTGGCTGGAAGGCCTCGGCGTTCCTTCTCCGCAACCATTTGTTCCGGACCCATGGCAGAACGAGGCTTTGTCCGCTCTGAATGAGACCGACGTCGTCATCAGCGTCCCCACCGGCAGCGGAAAGACGTATGTGGCCGTTGAAGCTGCCCGCCGAGCCATGGAGGACAATCGCACGGTCATTTACACGTCGCCGCTCAAAGCTTTGTCCAACACAAAGTATACGGAGTTTTCTCGGATCTTCGGTCCTGATACAGTCGGCATTCTTACCGGAGATCGCCAGGAAAACGGGCAGGCGCCCTTGCTCATCATGACGACGGAAATCCTGCGAAACCTGCTCTATGATGCTGCCGGTGGAGAAATCGATGTGCGGTTGGACACGCTGGGGCTTGTCATTTTGGACGAGTCCCAATATCTCGCGGACGCTGAGCGAGGAGTCGTGTGGGAAGAAACCATTATCTTCTGTCCTTCACAGGCCAGGTTACTGTTGCTCTCCGCCTCGATCGGCAATCCGCAGGACATCGCCGATTGGCTGACCTCAATCCGATCCACTGTCTGCCGGCTCGTGCGTCACAGCAAACGCACCGTGCCCCTCAGAGCCGGTTATCTGCATCCAAACGGGAAATTGACGCCGCTGTTTAGGACATTGGGAATCCCCTACGGTCACCCAAACCACCTTCATCCAGAGACCAAGCACCTCTTTCTTGAGTATGAAGCAGAAACCCTACCGACCGGACGTCCGAGGCGATAG
- a CDS encoding exosortase/archaeosortase family protein, producing MQTLVRGPHSDKSGTGLDEAASSVGRTGLGLVNHALPWRPGRRNVLVLLLFVGVCAWFWAPLVKLVALALGNEHFSHVLLIPALTCYLLFLSRTVILTSHAWSPMVGALVMTGAAVCYRLADGQEETPDRLAVLILAFVVMCWGLFLFSFGAECFRTNLFSLVMLLFMVPFPTVLLDAVIGFLQHGSAEATDVLFSILGVPVFREGFVFSLSDFTIYIAEECSGIRSALALFITSLAAGHLILRSTWGKMGLVSIVIPLTIVKNAVRIVGLSLLANYVDPSFITDSALHRNGGIPFFVLSLAVLFSVVWLLRKIEQRFGYAS from the coding sequence ATGCAAACGCTCGTGAGGGGGCCGCATTCGGACAAAAGCGGAACCGGTTTGGATGAAGCGGCTTCGTCGGTAGGCCGCACCGGTCTTGGGCTGGTGAACCACGCCCTGCCGTGGCGACCTGGTCGGCGGAACGTCCTTGTTCTTCTATTGTTCGTCGGTGTGTGTGCGTGGTTTTGGGCGCCGCTCGTGAAGCTCGTCGCTCTTGCCTTGGGAAATGAGCATTTTTCCCACGTGTTGTTGATCCCGGCGCTGACTTGCTATCTGCTGTTCTTGAGCCGAACCGTCATACTGACTTCCCACGCATGGAGTCCGATGGTCGGCGCGTTGGTCATGACCGGTGCTGCGGTCTGCTACCGGCTTGCCGATGGACAAGAGGAGACACCGGATCGATTAGCTGTGCTGATTTTAGCCTTTGTCGTGATGTGCTGGGGCCTGTTTCTCTTCAGTTTTGGGGCTGAGTGCTTTCGAACGAACTTGTTTTCGCTGGTGATGCTCCTCTTCATGGTTCCGTTCCCAACTGTTCTTCTGGATGCGGTTATCGGCTTCTTGCAGCATGGCTCGGCGGAAGCAACCGATGTCCTGTTCTCTATACTCGGCGTTCCTGTCTTTCGAGAGGGGTTTGTGTTCAGCCTGTCGGACTTCACGATTTATATAGCAGAAGAATGCAGCGGCATCCGATCTGCTCTCGCGTTATTCATTACCAGTCTCGCGGCTGGCCATCTGATTCTCCGATCGACTTGGGGGAAAATGGGACTTGTGTCGATCGTTATTCCGTTGACGATCGTGAAGAACGCCGTGCGGATCGTCGGATTGTCACTGCTCGCGAATTATGTCGACCCCAGCTTCATTACGGACAGCGCTCTCCACCGGAATGGCGGCATTCCCTTCTTTGTCCTTTCGCTCGCGGTGCTCTTTTCCGTTGTCTGGCTGCTACGCAAGATAGAACAGCGGTTCGGGTATGCCTCATGA
- a CDS encoding fibronectin type III domain-containing protein, with protein MRHFIIEHTHHTARRLRGNENPLAATWFWQVLGVTTFFCLWFTSEGLAATTISPTSLTYYAVQGATNPPNQTISVSRTSSTQATLTASDNATWLSVSPATTSMTRSATLTVAVNTNGLAAGTYQATITIKRGTWYTMTAPVTLIVSPATQPPPSTTSSATLTWDAVTGTPISGYKVYVGESPRLYTRTIDVGTVTSSTVNSLTVGRTYYFAVTAYNSAGESAQSNEVSKSID; from the coding sequence ATGAGGCACTTCATTATAGAACATACCCACCACACGGCACGGCGGCTTCGCGGTAACGAAAACCCTTTGGCCGCAACTTGGTTCTGGCAGGTTCTAGGGGTCACGACGTTCTTCTGTCTTTGGTTCACCTCTGAGGGTTTAGCGGCTACGACTATTAGCCCGACATCGTTGACCTATTATGCTGTGCAGGGTGCGACCAACCCACCGAACCAGACGATATCCGTCTCCAGGACTAGTTCTACACAAGCGACGCTCACGGCCTCAGACAACGCAACCTGGCTTTCGGTATCCCCGGCTACAACATCCATGACCAGAAGTGCGACGCTCACGGTCGCTGTCAATACGAATGGTCTCGCAGCAGGGACCTACCAAGCCACCATCACCATCAAGAGGGGCACCTGGTACACTATGACAGCCCCTGTGACGTTGATTGTATCGCCCGCAACTCAGCCACCACCATCAACCACGTCCTCGGCCACCCTCACGTGGGACGCGGTCACCGGCACCCCAATCAGCGGCTACAAAGTCTACGTTGGGGAGTCCCCCCGCCTCTATACACGAACTATTGACGTGGGCACCGTCACCTCCTCGACCGTGAATAGTTTGACCGTGGGCCGGACGTACTATTTCGCCGTCACAGCATATAACAGTGCTGGCGAGAGCGCCCAGTCTAACGAGGTGAGTAAGAGCATCGATTGA
- a CDS encoding FkbM family methyltransferase, whose amino-acid sequence MVYKNSIVKDTLQSFPPFLRTVMRFLIIRPLRACIRFGPWSLGKVFLYNSVADHLWWLEGKVSGTTVFGSTLEVDASDIIGKHIYYLGVWEPILTRWIERRLRPGDLFIDVGANIGYFSLLASKLVGVSGKVVAIEALPQTYRNLERNLKRNGVYNVCTVNMAAWDKSEKLKIFSRQGRPSGATTLMFEWANQWQLREQLEIEARPLAVILTPEEIKTARLIKIDVEGAESRIISEMTSWLAQTDEKLEIVIEISRSMMAGQGKTLEDILSVFAVFGFQGYRIRNDYLASTCILRNMQSPPQRITQWPDEPVDQIDLILSRVDADSL is encoded by the coding sequence ATGGTCTATAAAAATTCTATTGTAAAGGACACGCTTCAGTCCTTTCCACCGTTCCTAAGGACGGTTATGAGGTTTCTTATCATTCGTCCACTAAGAGCATGTATTCGCTTCGGGCCGTGGTCTCTGGGGAAAGTGTTTCTCTACAACTCGGTTGCTGATCATCTGTGGTGGCTTGAAGGCAAGGTGTCTGGGACCACAGTATTTGGGAGCACGCTGGAAGTTGATGCGAGCGACATCATCGGGAAGCACATTTACTATCTCGGTGTCTGGGAGCCGATCTTGACGCGTTGGATTGAGCGTCGTTTGCGTCCCGGTGACTTATTTATAGATGTAGGAGCCAATATCGGCTATTTCAGCCTCCTGGCATCAAAACTGGTGGGAGTTTCAGGGAAAGTGGTGGCGATTGAGGCTCTGCCTCAGACCTACCGAAATCTCGAGCGCAATCTTAAGCGGAACGGCGTGTACAATGTGTGTACGGTAAATATGGCCGCCTGGGATAAATCAGAGAAACTAAAGATTTTTTCTCGTCAAGGCAGACCCTCCGGCGCTACAACCCTCATGTTTGAATGGGCTAACCAGTGGCAATTGAGGGAGCAACTGGAAATCGAAGCCAGGCCATTGGCAGTCATTTTGACACCGGAAGAAATCAAAACGGCCCGGTTGATAAAAATAGATGTCGAGGGTGCCGAATCGCGCATCATTTCTGAAATGACATCATGGCTTGCACAGACGGATGAGAAATTGGAAATCGTCATAGAGATATCGAGGAGCATGATGGCGGGCCAAGGGAAGACCCTCGAAGACATCCTGTCCGTTTTCGCAGTGTTTGGCTTTCAAGGCTATCGAATCCGGAACGATTATTTGGCATCCACTTGTATTCTACGAAACATGCAGAGTCCGCCTCAACGGATAACCCAATGGCCTGATGAGCCGGTGGATCAAATCGACCTAATCTTATCGCGGGTGGATGCCGATTCGTTATGA
- a CDS encoding Gfo/Idh/MocA family oxidoreductase, whose product MLRLGVIGYGYWGPNVVRNFLAHHDCKVVTICDKSPAALTRVMAAYPGIGVTTEPEAVLFATDIDAVAIITPVSYHYELAKKALENGKHVFVEKPFTATSAEAEELIELAERRGLQIMVDHTFLFTGAVRKIKQLIDDGTLGRLYYYDSTRVNLGLFQHDVNVLWDLAPHDLAIMDYLIGVEPELVVATGGAHVNNLENIAYLTVYFPDNVLAHINVNWLSPVKVRTTLVGGQKRMLVWNDLDLAEKLRIYDKGADVKNESGMHAALVSYRTGDMYAPKIEETEALKVETRYFLDCVTNGTKPINDGLAGLRVVRILEAAEQSLNQHKDIVLA is encoded by the coding sequence ATGCTAAGACTCGGTGTGATCGGGTATGGCTATTGGGGGCCCAACGTAGTGAGGAATTTTCTCGCACATCACGACTGCAAAGTCGTCACGATCTGCGACAAGTCGCCCGCGGCATTGACTCGTGTGATGGCGGCGTATCCCGGCATCGGTGTGACGACTGAGCCGGAAGCGGTTCTTTTCGCCACGGACATTGATGCTGTGGCGATCATCACGCCGGTGTCGTACCACTACGAACTCGCCAAGAAAGCGCTTGAGAACGGAAAGCATGTGTTCGTGGAGAAACCCTTTACCGCAACCTCTGCCGAAGCCGAGGAGCTGATCGAGCTCGCGGAGCGCCGGGGGCTCCAGATCATGGTGGACCATACCTTCCTCTTTACCGGAGCCGTCCGCAAGATCAAGCAACTCATCGATGACGGCACGTTGGGCCGCCTCTACTACTATGATTCGACACGCGTGAATCTAGGGCTCTTTCAGCACGACGTGAACGTGCTCTGGGATCTCGCGCCGCATGACTTGGCTATTATGGATTATCTGATCGGGGTCGAGCCCGAGTTGGTTGTGGCGACCGGCGGAGCCCACGTGAACAATCTCGAAAATATCGCCTACCTCACCGTGTATTTCCCCGACAATGTCCTGGCGCACATCAACGTCAATTGGCTCTCACCCGTGAAAGTGCGCACGACGCTGGTCGGTGGACAAAAGCGTATGCTGGTCTGGAACGACCTCGATCTGGCGGAAAAACTCCGCATCTACGACAAGGGCGCGGACGTGAAGAATGAATCGGGAATGCATGCGGCATTGGTCAGCTACAGGACCGGCGATATGTATGCACCGAAAATAGAAGAGACCGAGGCGTTGAAGGTGGAAACACGCTATTTCTTGGACTGCGTCACAAACGGGACGAAACCGATCAACGATGGGCTGGCGGGCCTCCGAGTCGTGCGCATACTTGAGGCGGCCGAACAGTCGCTCAACCAACACAAGGATATTGTATTGGCCTAG
- a CDS encoding fibronectin type III domain-containing protein yields MTLMRHFLPTHITQTARSHRTPTSTPRFWQMLGITAFLCLSLAPEGLAQTTVSPTSLTYNAVQNGTNPANQTISVSRTRTSTVTLTTSDNATWLTVLNAPTSMTTKATLTVGVNTSGLKMAGTYNATITIKVGTWYTKTVPVTLYLSPSLTSTTPPPSTTSSATLTWNAVTSTPVSGYKVWFGTISNQLQSINVGAVTSYTVNSLTVGRMYYFAVSAYNSAGESPLSTQASKTIQ; encoded by the coding sequence ATGACACTGATGCGACACTTCTTACCGACACACATCACCCAAACGGCTCGGTCTCATCGTACGCCTACGTCCACACCTCGGTTCTGGCAGATGCTTGGAATCACGGCGTTCCTCTGCCTGAGCCTCGCTCCTGAGGGCTTGGCGCAAACGACTGTTAGCCCGACATCGCTGACCTATAATGCGGTGCAAAACGGAACAAACCCAGCCAACCAGACGATATCCGTCTCCCGGACCCGCACTAGTACAGTTACGCTCACGACCTCAGACAATGCGACCTGGCTGACGGTGTTGAATGCACCAACATCCATGACAACAAAAGCGACGCTCACGGTGGGTGTCAATACAAGTGGGCTCAAAATGGCGGGCACCTATAACGCCACCATCACGATCAAGGTGGGCACCTGGTACACGAAGACAGTCCCGGTGACGTTGTATCTATCCCCCTCTCTCACGTCCACCACGCCACCGCCATCAACCACGTCCTCGGCGACCCTCACATGGAATGCGGTCACCAGCACACCGGTCAGCGGCTATAAAGTCTGGTTCGGCACGATATCCAACCAACTCCAATCCATTAACGTAGGCGCCGTCACATCCTACACTGTGAACAGTTTGACCGTGGGCCGCATGTACTATTTCGCCGTCTCGGCCTATAACAGTGCTGGCGAGAGCCCCCTCTCTACCCAGGCCAGCAAAACCATCCAATGA
- a CDS encoding outer membrane beta-barrel protein — MLRYGGHSEGRDTALREARQVHATVRSSIALLLVLTSSVPSWGQDSEPQVRPRVELSVGSWLFTTGETQWSHNASGLDPRLGNPTSELTYKDNDTQLVGLGANVHVTRRLSLQGEFAFSVDMDRGSLIDDDYLAGQRLFSRTSSDITGKGTWYVQANAGYRAVEFPEGRGHFDVLAGFQYWSTTYEATGFSRIVCDSSVISCNPPTSSFPVVKNTTHWITPLHVGGQLEYQVMRRVSANLRFTFSPVSVVFNEDIHYQRSDLQQDPSFSMWGLGLGASAEPSIGIRLTRHLSLTGGYRVMWNRTYYGRWEGYPIGSAPVTAPLTELQTLRHGVIVGLTGSF, encoded by the coding sequence ATGCTTCGATACGGTGGTCATTCAGAGGGGAGAGATACTGCGTTGAGGGAAGCACGGCAGGTACATGCTACGGTACGTTCATCGATTGCTCTTCTGTTGGTGCTTACATCGTCCGTTCCAAGCTGGGGGCAAGACTCTGAACCTCAAGTACGGCCGCGCGTGGAATTATCAGTGGGATCATGGTTGTTCACGACGGGCGAGACTCAATGGAGCCATAATGCATCTGGGCTGGACCCACGACTTGGCAATCCTACCTCTGAACTCACGTATAAGGACAACGATACCCAGCTTGTCGGGCTTGGAGCGAACGTGCATGTGACTCGACGATTGTCTTTACAGGGAGAGTTCGCCTTTTCCGTGGACATGGATCGAGGCTCATTGATCGATGATGATTATCTGGCAGGACAACGATTGTTCTCGCGCACGAGCAGCGACATAACTGGAAAGGGAACCTGGTATGTCCAGGCCAATGCGGGGTATCGCGCAGTCGAATTTCCTGAGGGCCGCGGACATTTCGATGTGCTGGCAGGGTTCCAGTATTGGAGCACGACGTACGAGGCAACCGGGTTTAGCCGAATTGTCTGCGATTCGTCGGTCATTAGTTGCAATCCTCCTACGTCCAGCTTTCCTGTGGTCAAGAATACGACCCATTGGATTACGCCGCTACATGTTGGGGGGCAACTCGAATATCAAGTCATGCGGAGAGTCAGCGCAAATTTAAGGTTTACATTTTCGCCGGTCAGCGTCGTCTTCAACGAGGATATCCATTATCAACGCAGCGATTTGCAACAGGACCCGAGTTTTTCCATGTGGGGCCTCGGATTAGGTGCGAGTGCCGAACCCTCAATAGGCATCAGGCTGACCCGTCATCTTTCGCTTACAGGTGGGTACCGCGTCATGTGGAACAGGACCTATTATGGCAGATGGGAAGGTTATCCCATCGGGAGCGCTCCGGTGACCGCTCCTCTCACCGAGCTTCAAACTCTCCGCCACGGTGTCATTGTTGGACTGACCGGTTCTTTTTAG
- a CDS encoding sugar transferase yields MMGTATYADIDMMRQLSMLLDEQLFKQAVTQERKRADRSGSSMAMLLVSLPNRSGEQGMTDGAVVATALSAVASELDILGWFEPPCVMGLIVPEIDPADLTATCDRLERAVRSAIAIHGDEEIAQHLSIRMRVYPEQSASNERPASSIDPLLYPELSVNRPVLQNFQIFKRSMDVVLSALLLVLLLPAFALIAVLVKLSSPGPVLFRQMRVGYMMKPFAMGKFRTMYATADHHVHHDYVSWFITASDQAQSQEKPAVFKLTNDDRITPIGRFLRRTSLDELPQLWNVLVGDMSLVGPRPPLPYELEQYKPWHRGRVLEAKPGMTGLWQVVGRSRTTFDEMVRLDLRYARTMSLRSDIKILLATPAAMITGKGAC; encoded by the coding sequence ATGATGGGGACCGCCACATACGCGGACATCGACATGATGAGACAACTTTCGATGCTGCTCGACGAGCAGCTCTTCAAACAGGCGGTGACGCAGGAACGAAAGCGGGCAGACCGTTCCGGCTCATCCATGGCCATGTTGTTAGTCAGCCTTCCGAACAGGTCAGGCGAGCAGGGGATGACTGATGGGGCTGTCGTGGCGACTGCCTTGTCGGCGGTCGCATCGGAACTCGATATCCTGGGGTGGTTTGAACCGCCGTGTGTCATGGGTCTCATCGTGCCCGAGATCGATCCCGCCGATCTGACCGCAACCTGCGATCGGCTCGAAAGGGCAGTCCGGAGCGCGATCGCGATTCATGGCGATGAAGAGATTGCGCAACATCTCTCGATAAGAATGCGTGTATATCCAGAGCAGAGTGCCTCAAACGAGAGGCCGGCGTCCTCAATTGATCCACTGCTGTATCCGGAACTCTCGGTGAATAGGCCGGTCCTTCAAAATTTTCAGATCTTCAAGCGAAGCATGGATGTTGTGCTCAGCGCCTTGTTGTTGGTTCTGCTTTTGCCGGCGTTTGCCCTCATTGCCGTCCTTGTCAAGCTTTCCTCGCCCGGGCCGGTCCTGTTCAGGCAGATGCGGGTCGGGTATATGATGAAACCCTTTGCAATGGGCAAGTTCCGTACGATGTATGCGACGGCAGATCACCATGTTCACCATGACTATGTGAGCTGGTTCATCACAGCCAGCGACCAGGCGCAGTCGCAAGAGAAGCCGGCTGTCTTCAAACTCACGAACGATGACAGGATCACTCCCATCGGCCGGTTTCTCCGGAGAACGAGTCTCGATGAGCTGCCCCAATTGTGGAATGTGCTGGTCGGCGACATGTCTTTGGTAGGGCCACGGCCGCCGCTCCCGTATGAATTGGAACAATACAAACCGTGGCACCGAGGTCGCGTGTTGGAGGCCAAGCCTGGCATGACCGGTCTTTGGCAAGTGGTCGGTCGAAGTCGGACCACCTTCGACGAGATGGTACGTCTCGACTTACGGTACGCCAGGACTATGTCCCTGAGGTCCGACATCAAGATCCTACTGGCGACACCAGCCGCGATGATTACCGGAAAGGGGGCATGCTGA
- the prsR gene encoding PEP-CTERM-box response regulator transcription factor gives MTTYPILLLVGDDADLRNKIKWALAPDYEILEASDRAVALSQIRQAMPSLVMLDWGLPPQADEVSERLVILQETLRLNPGAKVIVVIGNSDRAKAFVAMESGAYDILEKPVQLDVLKVVLQRATYLFNLERESRAIQDRTVGIGIDGLVGNSKPMQDVFGMIRRVGPSDVPVLITGESGTGKELVARAIHRLSGRKEAPFITINCAAIPETLLESELFGYEKGAFTGAVQQRKGRIESAQAGTLFLDEIGDVPLSLQVKLLRFLQDHEVHRLGGKDGVSVNVRILAATNVDLQEAINSGRFREDLFYRLCVVALSVPSLKARGSDITLLAKTFLMKFAEEQQKVLRGFTPQAIETLLAHNWPGNVRELENRVKRAVVMAEGKYVSPENLELKNLPLIDSGSTTLRGARDLREKELVQLVLEKANGNLSKAAVDLGISRPTLYQLLSRYGLRASKFADKLEERGA, from the coding sequence ATGACAACCTATCCTATCTTACTCCTTGTCGGCGATGATGCCGATCTTCGCAACAAAATCAAATGGGCGCTCGCGCCGGATTACGAGATCCTTGAGGCATCGGATCGCGCGGTTGCACTATCACAGATTCGCCAGGCCATGCCGTCGCTGGTAATGCTGGATTGGGGGCTGCCCCCCCAGGCAGACGAGGTCTCCGAACGGTTGGTAATTCTGCAGGAGACCCTTCGACTGAATCCTGGGGCGAAGGTGATCGTTGTCATAGGCAACAGCGATCGAGCGAAAGCCTTTGTCGCTATGGAAAGTGGCGCGTATGACATTCTTGAGAAGCCGGTACAGCTCGATGTATTGAAGGTGGTGTTGCAGCGGGCGACGTACCTCTTTAACTTGGAGCGGGAGAGTCGAGCCATTCAGGACAGGACCGTCGGCATTGGAATTGACGGTCTTGTGGGGAACAGCAAGCCTATGCAAGACGTGTTCGGCATGATTCGCCGCGTCGGACCGTCCGACGTGCCGGTCCTCATCACCGGCGAGAGCGGGACGGGGAAAGAACTCGTGGCTCGTGCGATTCACCGACTGAGCGGGCGGAAAGAGGCGCCCTTTATCACCATCAACTGCGCAGCGATCCCAGAGACACTATTGGAGAGCGAGCTGTTCGGGTATGAGAAGGGAGCATTTACCGGGGCCGTCCAGCAACGAAAAGGCCGAATCGAATCCGCGCAAGCCGGCACACTTTTCCTGGATGAAATCGGAGATGTTCCGCTCAGCCTGCAGGTCAAGTTGTTGCGGTTTTTGCAAGATCATGAGGTCCATCGGTTGGGAGGAAAGGATGGGGTCTCCGTCAATGTCAGGATTCTTGCTGCGACGAATGTTGATCTGCAAGAAGCTATCAACAGTGGTCGATTCAGGGAAGATTTGTTTTATCGGCTTTGTGTGGTGGCTCTTTCCGTACCTAGCCTGAAGGCACGGGGGTCTGATATTACTCTCCTCGCGAAAACGTTCTTGATGAAGTTTGCGGAAGAACAACAAAAAGTGCTGAGAGGGTTTACACCACAAGCTATCGAAACGTTGCTGGCGCACAATTGGCCTGGCAATGTCCGAGAATTGGAAAATAGGGTCAAACGGGCGGTTGTGATGGCGGAAGGGAAATACGTCAGCCCCGAGAATTTGGAATTGAAAAATCTCCCCCTCATTGACAGTGGTTCCACGACACTCCGAGGCGCCCGTGACCTTCGGGAAAAGGAGCTGGTGCAGTTGGTACTGGAAAAAGCCAATGGCAATCTATCCAAAGCAGCTGTTGACTTGGGGATCAGCCGTCCCACCCTCTACCAGTTGCTCTCTCGGTATGGGTTAAGAGCATCAAAATTTGCCGATAAATTAGAAGAAAGAGGTGCATAA
- a CDS encoding fibronectin type III domain-containing protein: MSPVKTLASVVIRKLSFSMAQLILVIPLLMPLAGCTNDGAGGPIISSLSKPTDDAAGLDSDQATNPEAADFDGEEDPTITMTPTPTGVTAHVTWDRPSDFKATGYSIHYGKRSSEEPRSEESGSEELSSEEPNSCAHGESQTVEAPPATITGLEPNTPYFFAIRAFNESESTCSNEITAVTPSTQS, encoded by the coding sequence ATGTCGCCGGTGAAGACGTTGGCCAGCGTTGTCATTCGGAAACTGAGCTTCTCGATGGCTCAGCTGATACTTGTCATTCCCCTACTTATGCCACTGGCTGGTTGCACAAATGATGGAGCGGGAGGACCGATAATTTCGAGCCTTTCTAAGCCAACCGACGATGCAGCAGGATTGGACTCGGACCAAGCCACTAATCCCGAGGCGGCAGATTTTGATGGAGAAGAAGATCCCACGATTACGATGACTCCGACACCAACGGGAGTGACCGCGCATGTGACTTGGGATCGTCCCTCTGACTTCAAAGCAACTGGTTACTCCATCCACTATGGGAAACGCTCATCCGAAGAACCACGATCAGAAGAATCAGGTTCAGAAGAGTTAAGTTCAGAGGAGCCAAATTCATGCGCTCACGGGGAAAGCCAAACCGTCGAGGCTCCACCTGCCACGATCACCGGGCTTGAACCCAACACACCATATTTTTTCGCGATCCGTGCGTTCAATGAGTCGGAGAGTACCTGCTCGAACGAGATCACGGCAGTGACGCCTTCGACTCAATCTTAA